One region of Juglans regia cultivar Chandler chromosome 4, Walnut 2.0, whole genome shotgun sequence genomic DNA includes:
- the LOC109006790 gene encoding dolichyl-diphosphooligosaccharide--protein glycosyltransferase subunit 4A, with translation MFDDQDLGFFANFLGVFIFALVIAYHYVMADPKYEGN, from the coding sequence atgTTTGATGATCAAGACCTCGGCTTCTTTGCCAATTTTCTTGGCGTCTTCATTTTTGCACTGGTGATAGCATACCATTATGTGATGGCTGACCCAAAATATGAAGGGAACTGA